GTCCAAGAATACAAACGCATCAACCAATGTCTCGAATGTAAAGTCGAGTTTTGGCAGGTCCATCCTGGATTGCTATTAGTAGTAAAGGAATAACATTCATATGTATTGAATTGCACGAAAGATTTGATAGTGAAACCAAACTAAAACAGGATTTAAGGAGAAAAAATAACACAAATTGCTCCCTGGATACAGCATGCAGAGCCTCAGGACCATCCTTCAAAAGGTAAACGAGGCAAAGAAGAACAATGAATTCATTGAATTCCATTTTCCTATCGCGATTAATATCACATGCTTCAAACAGATCGTCTATTTCTTCATCTGTAAAATTTTTCTCCAGCTTGTGGAAGCAGTGCTTCAACTCTTTATGATCTATAATTCCATTTCCATCCTCATCTATGGACAAAAACCATAATTTTCTTATCAGCAATTAGGCTATTTGTGTTTTTCCTTAATTAGAGAATCGAAGATCACCCCCAGACTAATGTGAAGCAACCACATGCATATGTTTTCATCACATAAAAGAGAAGTTCACAAGACAGTAATAATTAGTTCCCCGATTATGCAGAAAGGTTCAGCAAGACTATAATCAGCAGAATCAACAGTAGCACATTAAGCAAGACTTTAAACGATATGGTGCAATAAAAAGGTAATAAGAAGATGTTTACCGAATTCCTCAAATGTGGTTTTGCATTTCCTCATGTTGTCATCAATTTTGGGAAACTTTAAGACTACGGTATTGAAAGACCTAATGGGGCTCCCTTTCTTTGCTCTCCGTCGCATTGCCTCAACTATTTTTGATTCAAGCTTTGTCTCGGGTAGTAACGACGTAGGAGATTCATCCCTACCAATTACACTTCCCATTGCTGACCGTTTTCAAATGATCCCCTAGCAAAGATGCAGGAATCAGAAACCTTACTAGATGCAGCAGTCACAAAAAATAAGCAGAAAGTAAGGAATCTGAAACCAGACACTATTCATATGATCAGTGCAGATATCCTAGTAGGGAATCATTCCATAACAAAGGATTCTGAAACCAGAAACACTATTCATATTAATTAATCTCATGCCTAGCCACAATAtgacaaaaatcaaatcttttgGGGGGGTTGGGTGAActagaagattaaaaaaatccaGTCTTTTTTCTATTGTTCTAGCCAGATCATTGCTAGCTGTCGctactcaaaagtcaaaacctTCTCTTTAAAAACAAACTACAACAAAAGACAAAAAGGCATCTGGGGATCATTCACATATTCTTCTTTTTCCCATTTCATCTGCTTTATAAGTAAGAAATTCTAAAATGACAATCTGGGGATCTAGTCTAGTAAACATACACAcaagaaactaaaaaacaaatctCGTTCTACAACAACAACATGTTGATTACCAAGATCTGCTGATTAATAAACCACTCAAAACAGAGACCAATCAGGTTAACATAATCCACTGACCTTAGCTTTCGAAAACCAAAAACTCAAACAGACAAAGAAACCCAGGTTTCTCCAGAGATATCATGAACCAGTTTTTGGGGCAAAGCTTTAAGCTTTGAGGCTAATAACGGTGATTGAACTGAACAAGAACTAGTGGGTATAAAATACTGAAAAAATAAAGAGCTTTGCAGGTCTGAAGAGGAAGATAGAGAGAAATGAAGGTGgtggagaaaagaaaaatgaaaggaTTTGGGTTGGAGGGAGGGGAGGTGCTGATTCTGTCAGCTCCTATATCGGAGCTCAACACCATGATTTGTGCTGCGCCCACCACGTACCCCCGCGTCATCAAAATCTACGGAGCATGATGTGATTCAGCCTCCAACAaatccattttcttttcttattttgtcCATAATGTCATTGCAGTCTACAATCAAGACaagctacattttttttaatgttattttactATAAACAATTCTTTGTCAATACATATATGTGCGCTTGATCCCAGGATCACCTTCCGAATCAAAACTCAAAAAGGCAAAAGAAACCTTAACCATAATATCTTGTCATGCTCCCAAGATtacaactttttaattttatattctagTATAATTGgtctatatatacaaataaggaccaactttaatttgtatcaaTCTTCTCTCAATTCCAAGACCAATTAATGAACCGTTAAGCGTAAAATTTGTATGTGGACTTGATTCTTGAAATGGTGaacaattttaacaaaattgatttgacttaataattataagattataaATTTGAACAATCAATGATGGATAATTTGGGAtgatttataattataacattgtGTTATTTGTAGGTTAggtttaaaaagaaataattaataattttaattttcagaattaaaacaaaaaaaagaaaatagaatatGAAGAATACACACGTGCAGGGCACGAAATTAAAATTTCCCACCGCCAACACGACACGCGGTGGCTCTGCCTCAGTATAAAGTTCCCATCTTCATCAAAATTCCTGTTTTCGGCTTCCCGCATAGGTTCGTAAACTTGTGCTTGACTCGAGCACCTAGGGTTCATCCATGGCGtttgttttgttgtttgctTCAATTTTTGTATTACTTTCGCGACTTGTTTTGGTGTTTGTAGtgatttgttttgaaaattctATAGCTTTGATACAGGAGATAATTTTCAGTGATGAAAAAGCTAGAACCTTTGTTGTCTGCGTCTCTTTTGCTTTGGATTATCTTCATTATCTGTGAATGCGATGCATGCGTGATAACGTGTGTGCCTATCTTTCGTAACTCGTACTGGGAGGGTTTAACTTCGTCTTCGAAATTTTAAGCCTTAAGGATAGGTTTGAGTAATTTAGGAGACTTCTATGTTCTGTTCCGTTCACATTGTTATGGTTTACCTTTGCTTTTCTGATTTTGATTTTCACTTAAATGCTTGTATAGCGTATGTAGTAGAACTGCGTGTTTTAGGCTTTTGCAGTGCTAGGTCATGCGTTATAACATGTACATTGGCAGGAAACGGTGAATGTTAAACCTCAGGCATTGTATTAGCTTCTATTCATGCAGTTGTATGTGTGTTTACATGTATTCTGATTCTAAATGAAGCTGATAGTACTGTAATTGCTTGTTCTGGGATTTCCCTAGAATGTTGATCATTGTGAAAAACAACTCTTCAGGATTTTATTGGAGTAAGCCAACTACTTGGTAATAAATCATAGCCTAAAAGTGTTGTTTTGGGGGTTGGCTATTAATTAAGGGGTAGGATGGATTTATGTATGTGTTACATTCACTGAGAGGTTTTCTGACTTTTCTAGTCTCTGCTGGTCAACATGTTGGCATGATCCTTAGTAGCTGCATAAAGCCATAAACATTGTCCAGGAATTATGTACTTTTCGTCTTGTTTTGActcatttttcatttctcttgcATTGAAGACTATTCTTGGTGCCTCACTACCTGTTATGGCTACAAAGAGGATTCAGAAGGAACTAAAAGAGTTGGAAAAGGATCCACCTGCTTCTTGCAGTGCTGGTTTGTTTTCTCATCCTCTgtgttgtcaattatttttagcatgttATTGTTTATATGCTTCACTGTTTTAATTTGATTctgatattttatattttctccatTGGGATTGTTTGTTCAGGGATCATTACTTGCAATGTAGGTTAATACTGTGGTCCTCGTGTTTAAAACTAGCTCCTATGTCTTGTGTTGGACTATTTTATGGTTTATGACGTTGAAATGTCTTGTATAGGTTGGACAAAGTTATAGTCACCAAAATCACGATACTATCTAGCAAATAAATTGTCATTCTTCCATTAGATTCTTGTCCCCTTTAGTCACCATATTCATTTGCTGGAAAGTTTGGGTTTGATGTATTGGTTTGGTGATTTTCTTTTAACTGAAAGTTGGAGACTCCAATCGGGCAATATTACTGAAATTGCTTTTAattcatttctttgattttctaACTGTGAGTGGCTTCTTTCAGGACCTGTTGGCTCAGATATGTTTCATTGGCAAGCCACTATTATGGGCCCAGCTGACAGTCCATTTGCTGGTGGGGTGTTTGTTGTTACTATTCACTTTCCACCAGATTATCCCTTCAAGCCTCCTAAGGTAGTTGGAATATTTTATGAATTGTTATCTAAAATTTAGTGCATTTCAATATCCTTGGGAATCACCAGTATATTTCATAACCTTGTTTTCCCGTACTGCATGGAGGGAATAGTGATTTCCATTGAAGGAAGAATCCAAGTATATATTGACTCTGCAAACAAAGTATATTTAGTGTTACGAGGCAATCTAAATCCCATAGAATGGATGTAGCAAACACTGGAAAAGAATTAGCACTCAGAATCGTTGATTCCCTTTCCTATGTGATAACTGGTTACTAAATTGAGCTTAGTAACTATTACTCTTTAGAAAATTCACCTTCTATGAGATTTCTTTTTTGTTATGATGTGCTCTCCTGGATCGGATCGGTTACTTTATGGAATTGCCTTACGAATATAATGTGATTtgcttttaatattttgttttgtcgTCTACTTGTCATTCTGTTCTCCTATCCTTTTGTGCACATGATAGCTGTTTTTTAGGCTCAATGGCTTTGGCTTTTCACTCTCTTAAGTGAAATAGATTAAAGAGGAGCAATCATGATTGTATGCCTTTGGACAACTGTATATTTTTTTGGCTCTTCTGGATTCGAGTAGACTGAAACAGTCAGCAATAATATTAGTACACCTTTGGGTATTAATCTTGTTGTATACTTGCATAATTGTATGAAATAGGCAAACCATATTGACCAGAGTTGTGTGATTTTTGTTGTGTTCATTTGTGCagcaattgatttttttaaccttAATAGACAAACCGTGTTGACCATATTTCTTTTGCAGGTCTCCTTCAAAACCAAAGTCTACCATCCTAACATCAATAGAAATGGTAGCATCTGTCTTGACATCCTGAGAGAGCAATGGAGCCCTGCCCTTACAATATCGAAGGTGATTATCGTTGAAATGTCATTTTAGAAAccgttaatttctattttactgCCCCCATATCTATTATTTGTTCTTTCCATTTGTCTTTTACATTCTAATGCTGTATATGGATGTGTAGGTGCTGCTGTCCATCTGCTCCCTCCTGACTGATCCAAACCCGGACGATCCATTAGTGCCTGAGATCGCCCATACATACAAGAACGATAAAGCCAAGTATGAAGCTACTGCTCGATCCTGGACCCAGAAATACGCAATGGGTTAAGCTTCTATATATTCCGTAGCGTAACATCAGCTGCTCTGCTACTTAGTTCCCCGTAGCTATTAATAATTAGAATTACAGAACATCCCGACATTAGCAGCTCGATCTCCTAATGTTCTCCATTTTGTTTTGACAAGTGGCCAAGAATCTGCTCCCCTCTGAATACTATTCCCTAGCTACCTAGtatatcaaaatcaaaatggATATGTCATACATTTTTATCCAATGCAGTTTTTGTTTGCTGACTCTACTACCACTCTCCCTTGATATTTTGCTTTGCTTGGTAATTTCTTCTCAGATTCAAATGCTTCTTGAGCTAACTCACTGTAAAACAATGCAGTATATTGGAGTTGGaccacaaaattaaattaaaacagcATACAGTCAGCCATTGTTGTTGGGATCTTCAATGTTACTACCTATGATTTTGTATGTAACtatatttttaacaaatgaacaCCTGTCATAGATCATATTGTGAGCTTGGCACGTGGAAATGGAACCAATTtcagaagatatatatatagatggtcCCTGCCTTGCAAGCTAGGATGTGGTAATAATAAGGGCATGATTGAATATGCATCCACCCCAATTTAATTCAAGGCGACAGAAAGAACTTCCTCCTTCTTGAAACGTCATTttacaccccccccccccccccccccccccccccccccccccccccccccccccccccNNNNNNNNNNNNNNNNNNNNNNNNNNNNNNNNNNNNNNNNNNNNNNNNNNNNNNNNNNNNNNNNNNNNNNNNNNNNNNNNNNNNNNNNNNNNNNNNNNNNNNNNNNNNNNNNNNNNNNNNNNNNNNNNNNNNNNNNNNNNNNNNNNNNNNNNNNNNNNNNNNNNNNNNNNNNNNNNNNNNNNNNNNNNNNNNNNNNNNNNNNNNNNNNNNNNNNNNNNNNNNNNNNNNNNNNNNNNNNNNNNNNNNNNNNNNNNNNNNNNNNNNNNNNNNNNNNNNNNNNNNNNNNNNNNNNNNNNNNNNNNNNNNNNNNNNNNNNNNNNNNNNNNNNNNNNNNNNNNNNNNNNNNNNNNNNNNNNNNNNNNNNNNNNNNNNNNNNNNNNNNNNNNNNNNNNNNNNNNNNNNNNNNNNNNNNNNNNNNNNNNNNNNNNNNNNNNNNNNNNNNNNNNNNNNNNNNNNNCttttttccccccccccccccctccctcccCTCATCAGCTCCTttggcttcttcttcttgtcCAAGTATTTTTCAAATCCTTCTCATTCTGTTGGGTTTTTACTGCCCTCCATTATATTTCCATTGAGGAAACGATGGATTTCTTGGAATGAGAGCAGTGTCTGTTGCAGTTAGTTTTGGACGAAGCaacttattatatttattattgtactCTCATGAGTGTCAAACCTACCATCTTTGTTCACAATTTACCACTCAAGAACTAACTGAACTCTTACCGTGTCTCTGCTGGAGAAAGCCCCTGAGCTGTTTGTTACCATTTACCATTCAAGAACTAACTAAGCTGGCTGTTATTATGTCTCTGCTGTCGTGTTTGTTACCATTTACCATTCAAGAACTAACTAAGCTGGCTGTTATTATGTCTCTGCTGTCCTTGAACTGTTATCATTTACTATTCAAGAACTAACTGAGCTGTTACCATTTACCACTCAAGAACTAATTAGACTGTTACCGTGTCTCTGCTGGAGAAGGCCTTTTAGCTGTTACCATTTAACATTCAATAACTAACTGAGCTGGTCTTTTAGCTGTTACCATTTAACATTCAATAACTAACTGAGTTGTTACCGTGTCTCTGCTGGAGAAGGCCGGAATGGGGAAAGAGTGATgacaagaaaatgaaatttaatgtGATGGGTGgcaaataaagatgaaaaagaTAGTTACTTTAATCATTCTTGTAATGAATGGTAGAATGTAGATGTGTAGGTAGAAAGAATTGAGGGAGGGATCCCTTGGGGATAGTGTTGCATGTGTAGTCTCTCTCTGCCTCTTAATTGTGGTTCCAGGTTGACAGcgatttctctctctctctctctctcatatttTCATCACATAGTAATAGTACGTACACGTACGTTGTAAGTTGTAAAGTAGGGTCGCCTTCTCTCCTTGTTCCATAACGTTTTGCCTCCCGTTGTCGGAGCCTTCTGCCATCCTCACATGCCTCCGCAgatacagtttttttttttttttttaatcccacACCCAACCCAACCACCAAAATGTTCACTTTTTCCCCACTTTCTGCCACTATTTCTTTTAACTTCTT
This portion of the Ipomoea triloba cultivar NCNSP0323 chromosome 5, ASM357664v1 genome encodes:
- the LOC116020637 gene encoding probable calcium-binding protein CML21; translation: MGSVIGRDESPTSLLPETKLESKIVEAMRRRAKKGSPIRSFNTVVLKFPKIDDNMRKCKTTFEEFDEDGNGIIDHKELKHCFHKLEKNFTDEEIDDLFEACDINRDRKMEFNEFIVLLCLVYLLKDGPEALHAQSRMDLPKLDFTFETLVDAFVFLDKNKDGYVSKNEMVQAINETAYGERSSGRIAMKRFEEMDWDKNGMVSFKEFLFAFTRWVGLEDTEDEDGEGDV
- the LOC116020638 gene encoding ubiquitin-conjugating enzyme E2 5B-like, whose protein sequence is MYFSSCFDSFFISLALKTILGASLPVMATKRIQKELKELEKDPPASCSAGPVGSDMFHWQATIMGPADSPFAGGVFVVTIHFPPDYPFKPPKVSFKTKVYHPNINRNGSICLDILREQWSPALTISKVLLSICSLLTDPNPDDPLVPEIAHTYKNDKAKYEATARSWTQKYAMG